A window of Plasmodium malariae genome assembly, chromosome: 12 genomic DNA:
ttttcctttttcattacTTATCACATAAGATTTtatgaatgtataaataatccTTGGGCATAAAATTGTGTATTATACGCACGCACatacacaaaaataataattcccagttgtacatatttaaaagttTTGCACTAAAAAAGTTGATACCATAATTGTATATTCGCATTGTGATGCGAATTTTATGAATAgacaaattaaatatttattcaaaaaaaaataaaaaaatatatatatacatataaatatcacaatattttattcaaaagCGCAGAAATACTGTTATCAacaatgttttttttcttcttttttttcttcttttttgatTTGCTTAAATTCTTTTTGACACACACGccatttgtattattaatttttgtattatcaCAATCATTGCTTGTGCATatagaatttttattaactttcTTACAACATTTGTAcccccatttttttttttctatatcatAATATGAACCATAAATGGACTTATGGTTCTTAACAAATAAGTCTTCATTATATTTcgattttataattaatttattatttattgcaTCAATtccattttgttcattttcaCTAAAAGTGATATTAATTTTCTTgtttgtattttcttttttcctttctttgtTTATATCGTacagtatattattatgcagggcgtttttattatcttcttCGTTTTTTGTTAACtgcttttttaaaacatacaATTTGTATTGCTCTTCTCtcttttttaagtatttttcttcttcttcttttctttttcgttcGCTTTCTTCAGCTAACCATACtctttctaaattttttatattccctGAAAATTTTGGGTAAGTGAACATTGGTAAACACGCACAAGATGatataatcatattttgCAAATTCAAGGATTGTAAGTATAAGCACATACATATTATGAGAAACTGCACATactatgcatatatatatatatatatgtgtacatatgtaataCACAAGTGCAACTTTGTCATAATTCATCTCTTTTGGGTAAATGTACCTGGATGAAAATGCTTATGGTTTATAAAGGAAGCACTTTTGTTTCCTATTTTGTTTATCCACATATTTGTTcacaaaatttatataataaaaggataagtaaaaaatataataatggccgtattatatgtatttttatttgtatttttcattttatcttttttttgtctcCAAAttgttttgctttattttgctttattttgctttattttgctttattttgctttattttgctttgttttgctttattttgctttgttttgctttgttttgctttattttgctttgtttagctttattttgctttgctttgctttgtttttctttattttgctttgtttttctttgtttttctttattttgctttgtttttctttattttgctttgtttttctttgtttttctttattttgctttgtttttctttattttgctttattttgctttgtttttctttattttgctttattttgctttgttttgcttttttttttattttgtttcgctttattttatttagcGTTTTACTGTTTCGCCTTATTGTTTTGctttattgaaaatattatttttttgttttttttatatagcgTGGAAACTTTTGCGTTTTGTTtttgatttaatttttgctttttattttaactaaatcttgaaaataaatgtgaaatgaaagaaaaactGTGTTATTACGAGTTATATAgtcaaaatgaaattaacAATTAAccaaataaacatataaataagcgaaatgaaataaaaacttaaaaaattatgcgaAACAATTGTGAATAATTTTAGAAGGGCAAAAAATGcattttacaataaaatattaaaagctGAATTATTGTGCGACCCtactaaaaataagaaaaagaaaagaatcaAATAAGCAAACGAACAAATGAACagatatacaaataaatagtGTTAAAATCGCCGCTAGTAATTTcgaaaaatgtataattatacgacggaagtttatatattatgaattctTTCCCAAGCATGGATAATATAGTTGTAGGCGAGTAAGCATTGAATAATACACTTTCACATTCCGACGAataattttccaaaaaataggtcatttaacatattttatacgCAATATAGAAtggtgtatatgtatgtgtgcatatatatgcatacatacatatatgcatacatacatatatacatacatacaaacatttatgtatatatatatatttatactatatCCATGcaattatatgttatttaaatatgcCCCCAAAATGTACAAAGATATATAATGTGTAACACGGAGCACAATAATTAAAGAAAGTATTGCACGAATAGAGCTAAAATAAttcatgtaataaaatatataaagtttaAATTAACTGCATAAGGcagtataaatattttacttactataatatatatttgttacaaaaaatacaaaaaatacaaaaaaatgaaaggaaGGAGATGAAGGGGACaggtatatattaaaataaatatatcaaacaGAGCATACTAATAAAGGCGCAAAGCcctcaaaaaattataacgacatattattttttttttaaatgagcTTTTTTTGAATAGCTTAAATTCTGCGTAAAAACTTTTGCACGCGTGtattgataatatatatacatatatgtatatatatataaatatttatagacCTCCgaaatttttgtataatatttgCCACGATATAGAAACAGGTTACCAgtatagttttattttattttattttttatttttattttatcatattttattttttttattttattatatcatatttttattttatttttttttcacttccCCAAGGTTACAAAATATGTACGCATATTTCCAATATTTGTtaagattttttaaaaatttcaattACACCTTGACAActatattttctttcttctttttttttgatatttctGTCTATTAATTGTATGCACTCATTACACATATCTGCACACAAGGTATCAAATATCTTTCTGCTTTGATTTGACAATTTTTCATACCTCTTTTTC
This region includes:
- the PmUG01_12016700 gene encoding step II splicing factor, putative, producing the protein MWINKIGNKSASFINHKHFHPGNIKNLERVWLAEESERKRKEEEEKYLKKREEQYKLYVLKKQLTKNEEDNKNALHNNILYDINKERKKENTNKKINITFSENEQNGIDAINNKLIIKSKYNEDLFVKNHKSIYGSYYDIEKKKWGYKCCKKVNKNSICTSNDCDNTKINNTNGVCVKKNLSKSKKKKKKKKKNIVDNSISALLNKIL